A single genomic interval of Dromiciops gliroides isolate mDroGli1 chromosome 1, mDroGli1.pri, whole genome shotgun sequence harbors:
- the QTRT1 gene encoding LOW QUALITY PROTEIN: queuine tRNA-ribosyltransferase catalytic subunit 1 (The sequence of the model RefSeq protein was modified relative to this genomic sequence to represent the inferred CDS: deleted 4 bases in 4 codons) — protein sequence MAAPGELQSTRCPEPMAAIAASAAGPGTRAPAALALRVVAECGRSKARACELRLPHGTVATPVFMPVGTQGTMKGVTAAQLESLGCRICLGNTYHLGMRPGPGLIQKAGGLHGFMNWNWNLLTDSGGFQMVSLLALSEVTEEGVRFRSPYDGAEILLSPEKSVEIQNSLGSDIMMQLDDVVSSTLTGPRVEEAMHRSIRWLERCISANQRPDQQNLFAIIQGGLDPVLRSKCLEEMTKRDVPGFAIGGLSGGESKEQFWKMVTLSTDHLPREKPCYLMGVGYATDLVVCVALGCDMFDCVFPTRTARFGSALVPTGNLQLKKSSLQRISDPIDEACTCPTCQRHTRAFLHALLHTNNTAALHHVTVHNIAYQLRLMDAIRTSIVEHRFPDFVRDFMKNMYGEFGRCPAWAVEALESVGIPLS from the exons ATGGCTGCGCCCGGGGAGCTCCAGTCCACGAGGTGTCCAGAACCGATGGCAGCAATAGCGGCGTCTGCAGCCGGTCCAGGGACTCGGGCCCCGGCAGCCCTGGCCCTGCGGGTGGTGGCCGAGTGCGGCCGCAGCAAGGCGAGGGCATGTGAGCTGCGCCTGCCGCATGGCACCGTGGCCACACCAGTATTCATGCCCGTGGGGACGCAAGGAACTATGAAGGGAGTCACGGCCGCACAGCTGGAGAGCTTGGGCTGCCGCATCTGTCTGGGTAACACGTACCACTTGGGCATGAGGCCG GGTCCTGGGCTCATACAGAAGGCAGGTGGGCTGCATGGCTTTATGAACTGGAACTGGAATCTGCTCACG GACAGTGGTGGCTTCCAAATGGTGTCTCTGCTGGCTCTGTCTGAGGTGACAGAGGAAGGAGTGCGATTCCGATCCCCATATGACGGCGCTGAGATCCTGCTGAGCCCGGAGAAGTCTGTGGAGATTCAGAATTCGCTGG gCTCAGACATCATGATGCAGTTGGATGATGTGGTCAGCAGCACTCTGACAGGCCCTCGGGTGGAGGAGGCCATGCACAG GTCCATCCGCTGGCTAGAA CGGTGCATCTCAGCCAATCAACGACCTGACCAACAAAACCTATTTGCCATCATCCAGGGTGGCCTGGACCCTGTTTTGCGGAGCAAGTGCCTTGAAG AGATGACCAAGAGGGATGTGCCAGGCTTTGCCATTGGGGGTCTGAGTGGGGGTGAGAGCAAGGAGCAATTCTGGAAGATGGTGACACTGAGCACAGACCACCTGCCTCGGGAG AAGCCATGCTACCTTATGGGTGTTGG CTATGCTACTGATCTGGTGGTCTGCGTTGCCCTGGGTTGTGACATGTTTGACTGTGTCTTCCCCACACGCACGGCG CGCTTCGGATCTGCCCTTGTACCCACGGGGAACCTGCAGCTGAAGAAAAGCAGTTTGCAAAGGATTTCCGACCCCATTGATGAGGCTTGTACGTGCCCA ACCTGTCAGAG GCACACCCGGGCCTTCCTCCATGCCTTACTACACACG AACAACACAGCTGCCTTGCATcatgtcactgtgcacaacattgcTTACCAG ctgcgGCTGATGGATGCTATCCGGACCAGCATCGTGGAGCACCGTTTCCCAGACTTCGTTAGGGACTTCATGAAGAACATGTATGGGGAGTTCGGGCGCTGCCCAGCCTGGGCTGTGGAGGCCCTTGAGTCAGTTGGCATCCCTTTAAGCTGA